Genomic segment of Amphibacillus xylanus NBRC 15112:
AATCTCCTGCATAAATAGCAAATTTATTATCGTACAATTCATGTAATGTGGCGTTTCCTCTTCGCGTTTCTGCCTGATCGATGACATCATCATGGACAAGAGTTGCAATGTGTAAAGTTTCTAACGCTGCTGCTATTGCTATTGCTTTATCCTCATCTTGTTCCGGACCAATTTCACTACATAGTATTGCGTATGCGGGTCTTAGTAATTTACCACCAGAATTTATTACATCATTAATAATTCCTTTAATATTTTGATCTTTAATTCGAATATGTGAGTGAATCACTTGATTAACTTTTGCTAACCTTTTCCTCAGCTCGGGATAACCATGCCAAAATGGATGGATTTCCATGTAAAAACCTTCTTTCATTGTCGATTAAGTTGATTTTAAGTACATATAGTAATGTAATCGATCAACATGTTTTAATAAGTAATTTGCCGTAATTCCTATTGCAAGTCCTGTTAATATTCCAATCACGGATTGCACAGGTAAATAAAGCATGACGGCGAATGTTTGTGCAATCCAACTGGCAATAAACAATTGTCCAACATTATGGAAAACCGCTCCGGCCATACTAACGCCAATAAGACTGATAGGAAGGAATTTTATCTTCTTAATGAAAAGCATCGAGATAAAGCTAAATAATGCTCCAGTAGCACTATAAATGAATGTAGATAGCGTTCCGCCTAGTAATGTGGCCAGTACAATGCGAATGAGTACAACTTTGGCAGCATCTTTGACTGTTAACGTATACAAAGCGATACATGTAATAATATTTGCCAGACCAATTTTAGCTCCAGGCATAAAGAAAAATGGAGACGGGATTGAACGTTCAATTAAACTAATTATAACAGCTTGAGCCGCTAATAAAGCAATATAAACAAGTCGTTGGTTTCTAGTCATTTACTCACCACCATCATATATAGGCATTTAAGAACTGATAATGTCGACTTGATCTAGTTCAGGAGTATC
This window contains:
- a CDS encoding Gx transporter family protein; amino-acid sequence: MTRNQRLVYIALLAAQAVIISLIERSIPSPFFFMPGAKIGLANIITCIALYTLTVKDAAKVVLIRIVLATLLGGTLSTFIYSATGALFSFISMLFIKKIKFLPISLIGVSMAGAVFHNVGQLFIASWIAQTFAVMLYLPVQSVIGILTGLAIGITANYLLKHVDRLHYYMYLKST